From Streptomyces durmitorensis, a single genomic window includes:
- a CDS encoding carbohydrate ABC transporter permease, whose product MTTLHLRGAAERPPAPPPSPRNRRSWTGWGFIGPFVAVFALVFLAPLAYSVYLSLFRDQLIGGTTFVGLDNYQQALSDDQFWASLGRVSLFLAVQVPIMLGIALLVALALDSGRLYGKDFFRISVFLPYAVPAVVASLMWGFMYGTRFGLVGDINDALGVSLPDPLSPSLVLASIGNIVTWEFVGYNMLIFYSALRVVPHSLYEAAEIDGAGQLRVITAIKLPAIRGALVIATIFSIIGSFQLFNEPSILQNLAPNAITTDYTPNLLTYSLSFSGQQQNYSATVAIVMGLITMVIAYVVQLRGMRKGA is encoded by the coding sequence ATGACGACGCTTCACCTGCGGGGGGCCGCGGAGCGACCTCCCGCCCCACCACCGTCACCACGGAACCGCCGTTCCTGGACGGGCTGGGGCTTCATCGGCCCCTTCGTGGCGGTCTTCGCCCTGGTCTTCCTGGCCCCCCTCGCCTACTCGGTCTACCTCAGCCTCTTCCGTGACCAACTCATCGGCGGCACCACCTTCGTGGGCCTCGACAACTACCAACAGGCCCTGAGCGACGACCAGTTCTGGGCGTCCCTGGGACGGGTCTCGCTGTTCCTCGCGGTCCAGGTCCCGATCATGCTGGGCATCGCCCTGCTCGTGGCCCTCGCCCTGGACAGCGGCCGCCTGTACGGCAAGGACTTCTTCCGGATCTCGGTCTTCCTGCCCTACGCCGTGCCCGCCGTGGTCGCCTCGCTGATGTGGGGCTTCATGTACGGCACCCGCTTCGGGCTCGTGGGCGACATCAACGACGCCCTGGGCGTCTCGCTGCCCGACCCGCTCTCGCCCTCCCTGGTCCTCGCGTCCATCGGCAACATCGTCACCTGGGAGTTCGTGGGCTACAACATGCTGATCTTCTACTCCGCGCTCCGCGTCGTCCCGCACTCCCTGTACGAGGCCGCGGAGATCGACGGCGCCGGTCAGCTCCGCGTCATCACGGCCATCAAACTCCCCGCGATCCGCGGCGCCCTGGTCATCGCGACGATCTTCTCGATCATCGGCAGCTTCCAGCTGTTCAACGAGCCGAGCATCCTGCAGAACCTCGCGCCCAACGCCATCACCACCGACTACACCCCGAACCTCCTCACGTACTCGCTGTCCTTCTCCGGTCAGCAGCAGAACTACTCCGCCACGGTCGCCATCGTCATGGGCCTGATCACCATGGTCATCGCCTACGTCGTCCAGCTGCGCGGCATGCGCAAGGGAGCGTGA
- a CDS encoding LacI family DNA-binding transcriptional regulator, producing the protein MADVARLAGVSSQTVSRVSNGYTGVTEETRQQVLAAMKELGYRPNSAARALKRGEFRTIGLITFTLSTTGNVRTIDAIATSAAQEGYAVTLLPVAVPTQDEVRGAFSRLGELAVDAVIVIMEVHLLDAAALSLPPHVQVVVADSDAGDRYTVVDTDQAGGTRDAVKHLLDLGHRTVWHLAGPEDSYAAQRRADAWRATLEEAGRVPPPLVRGDWSAESGYRAGLGIADRPDCTAVFAANDQMALGLLRALHERGRKVPEDVSVIGFDDIPESGSFQPPLTTVHQDFAEVGRRCVEGVLRQMQQSTPERGTTLVPTRLVLRQSTARPPSR; encoded by the coding sequence ATGGCCGACGTGGCCCGTCTCGCCGGCGTCTCCTCGCAGACCGTCTCCCGTGTCTCCAACGGGTATACGGGCGTCACCGAGGAGACCCGGCAGCAGGTGCTCGCCGCCATGAAGGAGCTCGGCTACCGGCCCAACAGCGCGGCCCGCGCCCTCAAGCGCGGCGAGTTCCGCACGATCGGCCTGATCACCTTCACCCTCTCCACCACGGGCAACGTACGCACCATCGACGCGATCGCCACCTCCGCCGCGCAGGAGGGGTACGCCGTCACCCTGCTCCCCGTCGCCGTCCCCACCCAGGACGAGGTGCGGGGCGCCTTCTCCCGCCTCGGGGAGCTCGCCGTCGACGCCGTCATCGTCATCATGGAAGTGCACCTGCTCGACGCGGCGGCCCTCTCCCTGCCGCCCCATGTCCAGGTCGTCGTGGCCGACTCGGACGCGGGCGACCGCTACACCGTGGTCGACACCGACCAGGCGGGCGGCACCCGCGACGCCGTCAAGCACCTGCTCGACCTCGGCCATCGGACCGTATGGCACCTCGCGGGACCCGAGGACTCCTATGCCGCCCAACGCCGCGCCGACGCCTGGCGGGCCACGCTGGAGGAGGCCGGACGCGTCCCGCCGCCGCTCGTGCGCGGCGACTGGTCGGCGGAGTCCGGCTACCGGGCCGGTCTCGGCATCGCCGACCGGCCGGACTGCACGGCGGTGTTCGCCGCCAACGACCAGATGGCCCTCGGCCTGCTGCGCGCCCTGCACGAGCGCGGCCGCAAGGTGCCCGAGGACGTCAGCGTCATCGGCTTCGACGACATCCCCGAGTCCGGCTCCTTCCAGCCACCCCTGACGACCGTCCACCAGGACTTCGCCGAGGTGGGGCGCCGCTGCGTCGAGGGGGTCCTGCGCCAGATGCAGCAGAGCACGCCGGAGCGCGGCACCACGCTGGTGCCCACCCGGCTCGTCCTGCGGCAGAGCACCGCCCGGCCACCTTCGCGCTGA
- a CDS encoding SDR family oxidoreductase encodes MDSGGGAQGLRCLVTGATGYIGGRLVPELLDAGHRVRCLARSPEKLRDYPWAGRAEVVRGDASDAESVADAMRDIDVAYYLIHALGTGSGFEKTDRTTARIFAEQARAAGVRRIVYLGGLTPEGIPEKDLSPHLRSRAEVGRILLESGVPTTVLRAAVIIGSGSASFEMLRYLTERLPVMVTPSWVRTRIQPIAVRDVLRYLVGSATMPDDVNCAFDIGGPDVVTYRDMMSRYATVAKLPHRLIVPVPMLTPRLSSHWVGLITPVPASIARPLAESLRHEVVCHEHDIARYVPDEPGIPISFDTALALALKRVKDAQVTTRWSSASVPGAPSDPLPTDPDWSGGSLYTDRREQTVDASPQALWRVVEGVGGDNGWYSFPLAWAVRGWLDRLVGGVGLRRGRRDAQRLRVGDPLDFWRVEEIEPGRLLRLRAEMRLPGLAWLEMYAEQDEKGRTRYRQRALFHPHGLLGHAYWWSVSPFHALVFGGMARNITRTAEQRTAGTTKKS; translated from the coding sequence ATGGACAGCGGCGGAGGTGCGCAGGGGCTGCGCTGCCTGGTGACCGGGGCGACCGGTTACATCGGCGGGCGGCTCGTGCCCGAGCTGCTCGACGCGGGGCACCGGGTGCGGTGCCTCGCCCGCTCGCCGGAGAAGCTGCGCGACTACCCCTGGGCAGGGCGGGCCGAGGTGGTGCGGGGCGACGCGTCCGACGCCGAGTCGGTCGCCGACGCCATGCGGGACATCGACGTCGCGTACTACCTCATCCACGCGCTCGGCACCGGATCCGGCTTCGAGAAGACGGACCGCACCACGGCCCGGATCTTCGCCGAGCAGGCCCGCGCCGCGGGCGTGCGGCGCATCGTGTACCTGGGCGGGCTCACCCCCGAGGGCATCCCGGAGAAGGACCTGTCGCCGCATCTGCGGTCACGGGCCGAGGTGGGCCGGATCCTCCTGGAGTCCGGCGTACCGACCACCGTGCTCCGGGCCGCCGTGATCATCGGTTCCGGCTCCGCGTCCTTCGAGATGCTGCGCTACCTCACCGAGCGCCTGCCGGTCATGGTCACCCCGAGCTGGGTGCGCACCCGGATCCAGCCCATCGCCGTGCGCGACGTCCTGCGCTACCTCGTGGGCAGCGCCACCATGCCCGACGACGTCAACTGCGCCTTCGACATCGGCGGGCCCGACGTCGTCACCTACCGCGACATGATGAGCCGGTACGCGACCGTGGCGAAGCTGCCCCACCGCCTCATCGTGCCGGTCCCCATGCTGACCCCGCGCCTCTCCAGCCACTGGGTCGGCCTGATCACCCCCGTACCGGCGTCGATCGCCCGTCCCCTCGCCGAATCCCTGCGCCACGAGGTCGTCTGCCACGAGCACGACATCGCCCGGTACGTTCCCGACGAGCCCGGCATCCCGATCAGCTTCGACACGGCGCTCGCCCTGGCCCTCAAGCGCGTGAAGGACGCCCAGGTCACCACCCGGTGGTCGTCCGCATCGGTACCCGGCGCCCCCAGCGACCCGCTGCCCACCGACCCCGACTGGTCGGGCGGCAGCCTCTACACCGACCGTCGGGAACAGACCGTCGACGCCTCGCCACAGGCCCTGTGGCGCGTGGTGGAGGGCGTGGGGGGCGACAACGGCTGGTACTCCTTCCCGCTGGCCTGGGCGGTGCGCGGCTGGCTCGACCGGCTCGTCGGCGGGGTCGGACTGCGGCGCGGCCGCCGTGACGCCCAGCGGCTGCGGGTGGGGGACCCGCTGGACTTCTGGCGGGTCGAGGAGATCGAACCGGGACGGCTGCTGCGGCTGCGGGCCGAGATGCGGCTGCCTGGTCTCGCCTGGCTCGAGATGTACGCGGAACAGGACGAGAAGGGCCGCACGCGCTACCGGCAGCGGGCTCTTTTCCATCCCCACGGACTTCTGGGGCATGCGTACTGGTGGAGCGTCTCGCCGTTCCACGCCCTCGTCTTCGGCGGCATGGCCCGCAACATCACACGTACGGCCGAACAGCGCACCGCCGGGACCACGAAGAAATCGTGA
- a CDS encoding sigma-70 family RNA polymerase sigma factor: protein MNEVAHISGAPSAGPDLPELLSRVARGDQQAFASLYDAVCSPVLGLVRTVLRDPAQSEEVAQEVLVEVWRTAARYRQERGSVMNWVLTMAHRRAVDRVRSVQASAERDHKAALLERTPAFDEVSEQVENRLEREQVRRCLRNLTELQRQSVTLAYYRGLTYREVGELLSVPLGTVKTRLRDGLIRLRDCLGVSA from the coding sequence GTGAACGAAGTAGCGCACATCAGCGGAGCTCCCTCCGCAGGACCCGATCTGCCCGAACTGCTGAGCCGGGTGGCCCGCGGCGACCAGCAGGCGTTCGCCTCGCTGTACGACGCGGTCTGCTCTCCCGTCCTGGGGCTCGTGCGCACGGTGCTGCGCGACCCGGCCCAGTCCGAGGAGGTCGCCCAGGAGGTGCTGGTGGAGGTGTGGCGTACGGCCGCGCGCTACCGGCAGGAGCGGGGGAGTGTCATGAACTGGGTCCTTACGATGGCGCACCGCAGAGCGGTGGACCGCGTGCGGTCCGTGCAGGCGTCGGCGGAGCGCGACCACAAGGCGGCGCTGCTCGAACGCACGCCCGCCTTCGACGAGGTGAGCGAGCAGGTGGAGAACCGCCTGGAGCGCGAACAGGTGCGCCGCTGCCTGCGCAACCTGACCGAGCTGCAGCGGCAGTCGGTGACCCTCGCCTACTACCGGGGGCTGACCTACCGGGAGGTCGGCGAGCTCCTCTCGGTGCCCCTGGGGACGGTCAAGACCCGCCTGCGCGACGGCCTGATCCGGCTGCGCGACTGCCTGGGGGTGAGCGCATGA
- a CDS encoding anti-sigma factor, which produces MSAADLHTLTGAYVLHALTDEERTEFELHLQECEACAQEVSELAATAGRLARAVSAAPPAQMKADVLRRIATVRQLPPHTPTPARTTGGTSRGRQLSRFALAACLALAAGFGGVAVWQNQRADEAGERAEQARQQAEQLAQVLAAPDAKASTGRLTDGATGTVVVAKSLNQAAFVAAKMPEPPSGKVYQLWFNDDGTMRSAGLMNPGRSTEAVLLDGPVDKASGIGITVEPAGGSDEPTSDPVALMNFPTA; this is translated from the coding sequence ATGAGCGCCGCCGATCTGCACACGCTGACGGGTGCGTACGTCCTGCACGCCCTCACCGACGAGGAGCGCACGGAGTTCGAGCTGCACCTGCAGGAGTGCGAGGCCTGTGCCCAGGAGGTGAGCGAACTTGCCGCGACGGCAGGGCGGTTGGCCCGTGCCGTGTCGGCCGCCCCGCCGGCGCAGATGAAGGCCGACGTGCTGCGGCGGATCGCCACCGTCCGCCAGCTGCCGCCGCACACGCCCACACCGGCGAGGACCACCGGTGGCACGAGCCGCGGGCGACAGCTGTCCCGCTTCGCCCTCGCCGCGTGTCTGGCCCTGGCCGCCGGGTTCGGCGGGGTCGCCGTATGGCAGAACCAGCGGGCCGACGAGGCGGGCGAGCGTGCCGAACAGGCGCGGCAACAGGCCGAGCAGCTGGCCCAGGTGCTCGCGGCGCCGGACGCCAAGGCGTCCACCGGCCGGCTCACCGACGGTGCGACCGGCACGGTCGTGGTGGCCAAGAGCCTCAACCAGGCCGCGTTCGTGGCGGCCAAGATGCCCGAGCCGCCCTCGGGCAAGGTCTATCAACTGTGGTTCAACGACGACGGAACGATGCGCTCGGCCGGTCTGATGAATCCGGGCCGCAGTACCGAAGCGGTGCTGCTCGACGGCCCGGTGGACAAGGCATCCGGCATCGGCATCACCGTGGAACCGGCGGGCGGCTCCGATGAGCCGACGTCCGACCCGGTGGCCCTGATGAACTTCCCCACGGCCTGA
- a CDS encoding cryptochrome/photolyase family protein, whose translation MTVSIVLFTSDLRLHDNPALRAAQREADRIVPLFVYDEGLRSTGFAVPNRLAFLADCLADLDAGLRKRGGRLVVRSGDVVDQVHRVARETGATRVHVAAGVSRYATRREERLRAALGDTDCRLVVHDAVVTAVAPGELLPAGNDHYAVFTPYFRRWAAAGVRDVLAAPRTVRVADVTSEQVLPRSEIGGVSPGLDAGGEDAGRRRLRSWLSGGVAGYEDGHDDIAGDATSRLSPHLHFGTLSAAEVIREASREGSSGAQAFIRQLAWRDFHHQVLAARPDAAARDYRSRGDRWRTNEKETTAWLEGRTGYPFVDAAMRQLRHEGWMHNRGRMVVASFLTKTLYVDWRVGARHFLSLLVDGDVANNQMNWQWAAGTGTDTRPNRVLNPVIQGKRFDPGGSYVRRWLPELADVPDRCVHEPWKLEGLDRAGVDYPDPIVELAEGRARFEQARGA comes from the coding sequence GTGACTGTCTCGATCGTCCTGTTCACCTCCGATCTCCGGCTGCACGACAACCCGGCGCTGCGCGCCGCGCAGCGCGAGGCGGACCGGATCGTCCCCCTGTTCGTGTACGACGAGGGGCTGCGGTCCACGGGATTCGCCGTCCCCAACCGGCTGGCCTTTCTCGCCGACTGCCTGGCGGACCTGGACGCGGGGCTGCGCAAGCGCGGCGGTCGCCTCGTGGTCCGCAGCGGTGACGTCGTCGACCAGGTCCACCGGGTGGCGCGGGAGACCGGCGCGACGCGGGTGCACGTCGCGGCAGGGGTGAGCCGGTACGCGACGCGGCGCGAGGAGCGGCTGCGGGCCGCGCTGGGCGACACCGACTGCCGCCTGGTCGTGCACGACGCGGTGGTCACGGCGGTCGCACCGGGGGAGCTGCTCCCCGCGGGCAACGACCACTACGCCGTGTTCACCCCGTACTTCCGGCGCTGGGCGGCAGCGGGCGTACGGGATGTCCTGGCCGCTCCGCGCACGGTGCGGGTCGCCGACGTGACGTCGGAGCAGGTGCTGCCGCGCAGCGAGATCGGCGGCGTCTCGCCGGGACTCGACGCCGGGGGTGAGGACGCCGGACGCCGGCGGCTGCGGTCCTGGCTGTCCGGCGGCGTCGCGGGGTACGAGGACGGCCACGACGACATCGCGGGAGATGCCACGTCGCGCCTCTCGCCCCACCTCCACTTCGGCACCCTGTCGGCGGCCGAGGTCATCCGCGAGGCATCCCGTGAGGGTTCGTCGGGGGCGCAGGCGTTCATCCGGCAGCTGGCCTGGCGGGACTTCCACCACCAGGTCCTCGCGGCCCGTCCCGACGCGGCGGCCCGGGACTACCGCTCGCGCGGTGACCGGTGGCGCACGAACGAGAAGGAGACCACCGCCTGGCTCGAAGGGCGCACCGGCTACCCCTTCGTGGACGCGGCGATGCGCCAGCTGCGGCACGAGGGCTGGATGCACAACCGGGGACGGATGGTGGTGGCGAGCTTCCTCACCAAGACCCTCTACGTCGACTGGCGCGTGGGCGCCCGGCATTTCCTGAGCCTCCTGGTGGACGGCGACGTCGCCAACAACCAGATGAACTGGCAGTGGGCGGCGGGCACCGGGACGGACACCCGGCCCAACCGTGTCCTCAACCCCGTGATCCAGGGCAAGCGCTTCGACCCGGGCGGCAGCTACGTACGCCGCTGGCTGCCCGAACTCGCCGACGTCCCGGACCGGTGCGTCCACGAGCCGTGGAAGCTCGAGGGCCTGGACCGCGCGGGCGTCGACTACCCCGACCCGATCGTCGAACTGGCCGAGGGCCGCGCCCGCTTCGAGCAGGCCCGCGGCGCCTGA
- a CDS encoding rhodanese-like domain-containing protein, whose translation MTFPADLAPAQAAARLDRYTVIDVRTPGEYASGHIPGAHNIPVDHLHTALPELKAAAARGELLMVCASGNRSATACAELAAADIPAATLAGGTTAWAEQGHPLQPSEGAPKAWAMERQVRLAAGSLVVLGIAAGTRYRPARLLAAGIGAGLVFSAVTNTCGMAAVLARLPHNRPRATDLRTTLEALQQ comes from the coding sequence ATGACTTTCCCCGCCGATCTGGCCCCCGCCCAGGCCGCAGCCCGCCTGGACCGGTACACCGTCATCGACGTCCGTACGCCGGGCGAGTACGCCTCCGGCCACATCCCCGGAGCCCACAACATCCCCGTGGACCACCTGCACACGGCGCTGCCCGAGCTCAAGGCTGCCGCCGCCCGCGGTGAGCTCCTGATGGTCTGCGCCTCCGGAAACCGCTCCGCCACCGCGTGCGCCGAGCTGGCCGCCGCCGACATCCCCGCCGCCACCCTCGCCGGCGGCACCACCGCCTGGGCCGAGCAGGGCCACCCGCTGCAGCCCTCCGAAGGCGCTCCGAAGGCCTGGGCGATGGAACGCCAGGTCCGTCTTGCCGCCGGGTCCCTCGTCGTCCTCGGCATCGCCGCCGGAACGCGCTACCGGCCCGCGCGCCTGCTGGCCGCCGGTATCGGCGCGGGCCTCGTCTTCTCCGCCGTGACCAACACCTGCGGCATGGCGGCCGTCCTGGCCAGGCTTCCCCACAACCGCCCTCGCGCCACCGACCTCCGCACCACGCTGGAAGCCCTGCAGCAGTAA
- a CDS encoding alkaline shock response membrane anchor protein AmaP, whose protein sequence is MTRLRGGVNRSALLCLAAVLLAGGAALASVTAPVRDRLPSTVPRIGADRVWLDQELLGRWRDHGWWPPVVIAALAVGAVLFLCWSLAQLRSGRLRELPLGQPGVTLSATALAAAMTERARAVDGVARAHVRLLGRPRRLRARITLVLGPDASPEAVLDELARGAVAEARAAAAPRTLEADVRLTARRHRARRIH, encoded by the coding sequence ATGACCCGGCTGCGTGGCGGCGTGAACCGCTCGGCTCTGCTCTGCTTGGCGGCAGTTCTCCTGGCCGGCGGAGCCGCGCTGGCCTCCGTGACCGCCCCCGTCCGCGACCGGCTGCCCTCGACCGTGCCCCGTATCGGCGCCGACCGGGTGTGGCTGGACCAGGAGCTGCTCGGCCGCTGGCGTGATCACGGCTGGTGGCCGCCCGTCGTGATCGCCGCGCTGGCCGTCGGCGCCGTCCTGTTCCTCTGCTGGTCCCTCGCCCAGCTCCGCAGCGGCCGGCTGCGCGAACTCCCCCTCGGGCAACCCGGCGTCACCCTCTCCGCCACGGCTCTGGCCGCCGCGATGACCGAACGTGCCCGAGCCGTCGACGGCGTCGCCCGCGCCCACGTACGCCTGCTCGGACGCCCCCGGCGGCTGCGGGCCCGCATCACACTGGTCCTCGGCCCCGACGCCAGTCCGGAAGCGGTGCTGGACGAGCTCGCCCGGGGCGCCGTCGCCGAGGCACGGGCCGCCGCGGCGCCGCGCACCCTGGAGGCGGACGTACGCCTCACGGCCCGGCGGCACCGGGCGCGCCGCATCCACTGA
- a CDS encoding DUF6286 domain-containing Asp23/Gls24 family envelope stress response protein gives MTAPAAERGSTTVADRAVRRIAERAATEALEPGAVEAARGSASVRGRRARVGVTVTLPYPAVLDEAGERVRSHVAERTARLTGLTVPSARIRVRGLSPRARSAGQLAPPMTGAGAAVVRARRPWSQRRLPVAVFALAAAAVCGVLLYDVVSVHVAGHAPARWRVEAMEWLSTHGPESATASGVLAAVAVLALGVWLLVLAVTPGRRSGLPMRPPLPGVHAVLERRAVAGFLRDAVTDVPGVGRVLVRVGRRRARVRAGLEFGEQDGARRAVTEAAEAAAAKLGLARPLRLRVRLRTEPAWRAPAATPGSGSGHASVPAATERSTLR, from the coding sequence ATGACCGCGCCCGCGGCGGAGCGCGGTTCGACGACCGTCGCGGACCGTGCGGTGCGCCGCATCGCGGAGCGCGCGGCGACGGAGGCCCTGGAACCCGGAGCGGTCGAGGCCGCCCGGGGGTCGGCGTCCGTGCGGGGCCGCAGGGCCCGGGTCGGCGTCACCGTGACCCTGCCCTATCCCGCCGTGCTCGACGAGGCGGGCGAGCGCGTGCGGTCGCACGTCGCCGAGCGCACCGCCCGGCTCACCGGGCTCACCGTGCCGTCCGCGCGGATCCGTGTCCGGGGTCTGTCCCCCCGCGCGCGGTCCGCCGGGCAGCTCGCGCCACCTATGACGGGCGCGGGGGCGGCCGTGGTTCGCGCGCGGCGCCCGTGGTCCCAACGGCGCCTGCCGGTCGCGGTGTTCGCCCTCGCCGCGGCCGCGGTCTGTGGAGTGCTGCTGTACGACGTGGTGTCGGTGCACGTGGCCGGGCACGCGCCCGCGCGGTGGCGGGTGGAGGCGATGGAGTGGCTTTCCACGCACGGCCCGGAGAGCGCCACGGCCTCCGGTGTCCTCGCTGCGGTCGCCGTCCTCGCGCTCGGCGTGTGGCTGCTGGTCCTCGCCGTCACGCCGGGCCGTCGCAGCGGCCTGCCGATGCGGCCACCGCTGCCGGGCGTGCACGCGGTCCTGGAACGCCGGGCGGTCGCCGGTTTCCTGCGGGACGCGGTGACGGACGTGCCCGGCGTCGGCAGGGTCCTGGTCCGGGTCGGCCGCCGCAGGGCACGGGTGCGGGCCGGTCTCGAGTTCGGTGAACAGGACGGCGCACGGCGGGCGGTGACCGAGGCCGCCGAGGCCGCGGCCGCGAAGCTCGGCCTCGCGAGGCCGCTGCGGCTGCGCGTGCGGCTGAGGACGGAACCGGCCTGGCGCGCCCCAGCGGCCACCCCCGGGTCCGGGTCCGGACACGCGAGCGTGCCCGCCGCAACGGAGAGGAGCACCCTGCGATGA
- a CDS encoding Asp23/Gls24 family envelope stress response protein, producing the protein MTTQDLTSKAAVSGSTGKDLSGGAHKSLGATTVTGGTGAAEPAATRGKTSIADVVVVKIAGMAAREIPGVFDMGGGLSRTIGAVRDRVPGGRPNVGRGVKVEVGERQTAIDLDIVVEYGVPITDVAHDVRENVISAVERITGLEVVEVNVAVNDVHLPEDDTADSGGETRVE; encoded by the coding sequence ATGACGACGCAGGACCTCACTTCGAAAGCAGCCGTGTCCGGCAGCACCGGGAAGGATCTCTCCGGCGGGGCGCACAAGAGCCTCGGAGCCACCACCGTCACGGGCGGAACGGGCGCAGCCGAGCCGGCGGCGACACGGGGCAAGACCTCCATCGCCGATGTCGTGGTCGTGAAGATCGCCGGAATGGCGGCGCGCGAGATCCCCGGCGTGTTCGACATGGGCGGCGGCCTGTCCCGCACCATCGGCGCGGTGCGCGACCGTGTTCCCGGCGGGCGCCCGAACGTCGGCCGCGGGGTGAAGGTCGAGGTCGGCGAGCGGCAGACCGCGATCGACCTCGACATCGTCGTCGAGTACGGCGTGCCCATCACGGACGTCGCCCATGACGTGCGCGAGAACGTCATCTCGGCGGTGGAGCGCATCACCGGCCTCGAGGTGGTCGAGGTGAACGTCGCCGTCAACGACGTCCACCTGCCCGAGGACGACACCGCGGACTCCGGCGGCGAGACGCGCGTCGAGTAG
- a CDS encoding RNA polymerase sigma factor, whose protein sequence is MPGDRGGTPEEADASSRREDGLLAVRASEGDEEAFEALVHRHAPMALRLATRLLGSRPEAEDAVQDSFVSAWRGLPEFRRDAQFGTWIYRIVTNRCLNVLRSRRPVVALDSLPEPPAPEHEVSPARVAEGHAAVADLARAMEGLSPEQRVCWVLRELDGAPYESIAETVGISPEAVRGRVFRARRYLTEAMAAWR, encoded by the coding sequence GTGCCGGGCGACCGGGGTGGAACACCCGAGGAAGCGGACGCGTCGTCGAGACGTGAGGACGGCCTCCTCGCGGTGCGGGCGTCGGAGGGCGACGAAGAGGCCTTCGAGGCACTCGTGCACCGCCACGCACCCATGGCGCTGCGCCTGGCCACGCGCCTGCTCGGGAGCCGTCCGGAGGCGGAGGACGCCGTGCAGGACTCCTTCGTCAGCGCCTGGCGGGGGCTCCCGGAGTTCCGCAGGGACGCGCAGTTCGGTACGTGGATCTACCGCATCGTCACCAACCGCTGCCTGAACGTGCTGCGCTCGCGGCGGCCGGTCGTGGCCCTGGACAGCCTGCCCGAGCCGCCCGCTCCGGAGCACGAGGTCTCGCCCGCGCGGGTGGCCGAGGGGCACGCGGCCGTGGCGGACCTGGCGCGGGCGATGGAGGGGCTCTCGCCGGAGCAGCGGGTGTGCTGGGTGCTGCGTGAGCTGGACGGCGCGCCCTACGAGTCCATCGCCGAGACGGTCGGGATCAGTCCGGAGGCGGTCCGCGGCCGGGTCTTCAGGGCGCGGCGCTATCTGACGGAGGCGATGGCCGCATGGCGATGA
- a CDS encoding Asp23/Gls24 family envelope stress response protein, whose amino-acid sequence MAMNGESVPDEEREAGFGVLPEDELLPCGRELSHVWEQWEAGVPDPHTDGCPHCAQALDALRHLEGIVTEARDTTPREPDTSALTGRVMDVVRLELRPGRTLPLGDEDEDAWIVEAAAARTVRAAAESLPGVRAGSCRIGPLDDGASPAPAGRLTRGPVRIRVEVQVPLLWNLPEIADRVRDQVREAVDGELGMRIAVVDVTITDVIDDDTEEGRRP is encoded by the coding sequence ATGGCGATGAACGGGGAATCCGTACCGGACGAGGAGCGGGAGGCGGGCTTCGGCGTGCTGCCTGAGGACGAACTGCTGCCCTGCGGGCGCGAGTTGTCACACGTATGGGAACAGTGGGAGGCGGGCGTGCCCGACCCCCACACCGACGGCTGCCCGCACTGCGCGCAGGCTCTGGACGCCCTGCGGCACCTGGAGGGAATCGTCACGGAGGCGCGCGACACGACGCCGCGGGAGCCGGACACCTCCGCGCTGACCGGCCGTGTCATGGACGTGGTGCGCCTTGAACTGCGGCCGGGCCGGACGCTGCCGCTCGGCGACGAGGACGAGGACGCCTGGATCGTGGAGGCCGCTGCCGCCCGGACGGTGCGGGCGGCGGCCGAGTCGCTGCCGGGCGTGCGCGCGGGCAGCTGCCGCATCGGTCCGCTGGACGACGGGGCGTCCCCGGCGCCCGCGGGGCGCCTGACGCGGGGCCCGGTCAGGATCCGCGTCGAGGTCCAGGTCCCGCTCCTGTGGAACCTGCCGGAGATCGCGGACCGGGTGCGCGACCAGGTGCGGGAAGCCGTGGACGGCGAACTGGGCATGCGGATCGCGGTCGTCGACGTGACGATCACCGATGTCATCGACGACGACACCGAGGAAGGGCGGCGGCCGTGA
- a CDS encoding Asp23/Gls24 family envelope stress response protein — translation MSDRDVSRVLADAVIEAVIGTPGVAFLRPGLADLLRSSAVLRRGLPSTPAGSAGVQVRRQKDSQDWSVEVYVVLHRGRRALDVTREVRSAVAQAVRRVTGEPAAPGIAVTVTGRV, via the coding sequence GTGAGCGATCGAGACGTTTCCCGCGTGCTGGCGGACGCGGTCATAGAGGCGGTCATCGGCACCCCGGGGGTGGCCTTCCTGCGCCCGGGCCTCGCGGATCTCCTGCGCTCGTCGGCCGTGCTGAGGCGGGGGCTCCCCAGCACTCCGGCGGGCTCCGCCGGAGTCCAGGTGCGGCGGCAGAAGGACAGCCAGGACTGGAGCGTGGAGGTGTACGTCGTCCTGCACCGCGGACGGCGGGCCCTGGACGTGACACGAGAGGTGCGCTCGGCGGTGGCGCAGGCAGTCCGGCGCGTGACCGGGGAGCCGGCCGCGCCCGGGATCGCCGTCACGGTCACGGGACGCGTCTGA